Proteins from a single region of Ziziphus jujuba cultivar Dongzao chromosome 1, ASM3175591v1:
- the LOC107434939 gene encoding GDSL esterase/lipase 1-like, translated as MNAAFRQKTTRVILFIFGDSLYDAGNNNYFPIPLRINHWPYGETYFHFPTGRASNGRLIPDFIAEYAKLPLIPPYLQPRISYNYGVNFASLGAGALQETNKGSVISLNIQLSYFKNVEKNLRHKLGGEEAKRFLSKAVYIFSIGTNDYNSKTTPIPFHSQEEYVGMVIGNLTNVIKGIYNKGGRKFGILNLVAKGCFPVARALRSAGSKGSCMDEFSTARKLHNTVLSKVLVELERRLKGFKYSETDFYTAFSERINNPSKYGFKEAKTACCGSGPYRGLGGCGGNNKYELCDTPDDYLFFDPAHPSEKANEQFAKLMWSGNSPFIWPYNLKTLFELQTQ; from the exons ATGAACGCTGCGTTTAGACAGAAAACAACAAGAGTTAT CTTGTTCATCTTTGGTGATTCACTGTATGATGCTGGAAACAACAACTACTTTCCCATTCCTTTACGAATAAACCACTGGCCTTATGGAGAAACCTATTTTCATTTCCCCACTGGTAGAGCTTCCAATGGCCGTTTGATTCCTGACTTTATTG CTGAGTATGCAAAATTGCCATTGATTCCACCATATTTGCAACCTAGAATTAGCTACAATTATGGTGTGAACTTTGCATCGTTAGGGGCTGGTGCTCTGCAGGAAACCAATAAGGGCTCT GTGATATCCCTTAATATTCAGCTAAGTTATTTCAAGAACGTGGAAAAGAATTTGAGGCACAAACTAGGTGGTGAAGAAGCCAAGAGATTTCTGTCCAAAGCTGTTTACATATTTAGCATCGGTACCAACGACTACAATTCAAAAACCACTCCAATTCCATTCCACTCGCAAGAAGAATATGTCGGCATGGTGATAGGAAATTTGACAAATGTTATCAAA ggaATATACAATAAAGGAGGAAGGAAATTTGGGATTCTAAACCTGGTTGCTAAAGGTTGTTTTCCAGTTGCCAGAGCACTTAGATCTGCAGGAAGTAAAGGTTCCTGCATGGATGAATTCTCAACAGCCCGGAAACTACACAATACAGTACTTTCCAAAGTCCTTGTGGAGCTGGAAAGGCGGCTCAAAGGTTTCAAATATTCAGAGACTGATTTCTATACTGCTTTCAGCGAAAGAATTAATAACCCATCAAAATATG GTTTCAAGGAAGCAAAGACAGCATGTTGTGGCTCTGGTCCATACAGAGGACTTGGAGGGTGTGGAGGGAATAACAAGTATGAATTATGTGATACTCCTGATGATTATCTGTTCTTTGACCCTGCTCATCCCTCTGAGAAAGCCAACGAGCAATTTGCGAAGCTGATGTGGAGTGGAAACTCTCCTTTCATTTGGCCTTACAATCTTAAGACACTATTTGAACTTCAAACACAATGA